The Pan troglodytes isolate AG18354 chromosome 1, NHGRI_mPanTro3-v2.0_pri, whole genome shotgun sequence genome includes a region encoding these proteins:
- the TIMM17A gene encoding mitochondrial import inner membrane translocase subunit Tim17-A — protein MEEYAREPCPWRIVDDCGGAFTMGTIGGGIFQAIKGFRNSPVGVNHRLRGSLTAIKTRAPQLGGSFAVWGGLFSMIDCSMVQVRGKEDPWNSITSGALTGAILAARNGPVAMVGSAAMGGILLALIEGAGILLTRFASAQFPNGPQFAEDPSQLPPTQLPSSPFGDYRQYQ, from the exons ATGGAGGAGTACGCGCGAGAGCCTTG CCCATGGCGAATTGTGGATGACTGTGGTGGAGCCTTTACGATGGGTACCATTGGTGGTGGTATCTTTCAAGCAATCAAAGGTTTTCGCAATTCTCCAGTG GGAGTAAACCACAGACTACGAGGGAGTTTGACAGCTATTAAAACCAGGGCTCCACAGTTAGGAG GTAGCTTTGCAGTTTGGGGAGGGCTGTTTTCCATGATTGACTGTAGTATGGTTCAAGTCAGAGGAAAGGAAGATCCCTGGAACTCCATCACAAGTGGTGCCTTAACGGGAGCCATACTGGCAGCAAGAA ATGGACCAGTGGCCATGGTTGGGTCAGCCGCAATGGGTGGCATTCTCCTAGCTTTAATTGAAGGAGCTGGTATCTTGTTGACAAGATTTGCCTCTGCACAGTTTCCCAATG GTCCTCAGTTTGCAGAAGACCCCTCCCAGTTGCCTCCAACTCAGTTACCTTCCTCACCTTTTGGAGACTATCGACAATATCAGTAG